A part of Rhodothermales bacterium genomic DNA contains:
- a CDS encoding YhgN family NAAT transporter, whose protein sequence is MDFSDSIWSAAVVLLFIMDPLGNIPVMLSILKDIDPARRQRIIVRELFIALAILLLFLFTGQRILDFLHLQQESVTIAGGIVLLIIGLRMIFPGKEGVMGHNSVGGEPFIVPLAVPMIAGPSALAMLILMVRSAPDRMLNWFYALMIAWAMTSVALLGAPLLYRMLKDRGLAAIERLMGMLLVMMAVQMLLNGLKVLG, encoded by the coding sequence TTGGACTTCTCCGACTCGATCTGGTCCGCCGCCGTTGTGCTGCTGTTTATCATGGACCCGTTGGGAAATATCCCCGTGATGCTGTCGATTCTGAAAGACATCGACCCCGCCCGCCGGCAGCGCATCATCGTGCGCGAGTTGTTCATCGCGCTGGCGATTCTGCTGCTGTTTCTGTTCACCGGGCAGCGGATTCTGGATTTTCTGCACCTCCAGCAGGAGTCGGTGACGATTGCCGGCGGGATCGTGCTGTTGATCATCGGGCTGCGGATGATTTTCCCGGGGAAGGAAGGGGTGATGGGGCACAACAGCGTCGGCGGCGAGCCCTTCATCGTACCGCTGGCGGTGCCCATGATCGCCGGCCCGTCGGCCCTGGCGATGCTGATCCTCATGGTCCGCAGTGCGCCGGACCGGATGCTGAACTGGTTTTACGCCCTGATGATCGCCTGGGCGATGACGTCGGTCGCCCTGCTGGGCGCGCCGCTGTTATACCGGATGCTCAAAGACCGCGGCCTCGCCGCCATCGAGCGGTTGATGGGTATGTTGTTGGTGATGATGGCCGTCCAGATGTTGTTGAACGGCCTGAAGGTGTTGGGATAA
- a CDS encoding sigma-70 family RNA polymerase sigma factor — translation MLLSDEQLASAYLTHNDERAFSALVARHQERIFGYLLGMVRDRNVANDLFQETFLRVIRAMQNQRGSYAQQDRWLAWVMRIARNATLDYLRSRRKWQDVPDQGDDDAPSFWERLTDDTVPADELLHRAQQHDWLEACIDRLSPEQREVLLLRHEADMTFKEIAQLTDCSINTALGRMRYALLNLRKMMNDKKKVPTTELTELL, via the coding sequence ATGCTTCTTAGCGACGAGCAACTCGCTTCAGCTTACCTCACGCATAACGACGAGCGAGCGTTCAGCGCCCTCGTCGCCCGTCATCAGGAGCGCATTTTTGGCTACCTATTGGGTATGGTGCGCGATCGAAACGTGGCGAACGACCTGTTTCAGGAGACCTTCCTCCGGGTTATCCGCGCCATGCAGAACCAGCGCGGCTCGTATGCACAGCAGGACCGATGGCTGGCCTGGGTGATGCGCATCGCCCGCAACGCCACGCTCGATTACCTCCGCAGCCGGCGTAAATGGCAGGACGTGCCGGACCAGGGCGACGACGACGCTCCCTCGTTCTGGGAGCGCCTGACCGACGACACGGTGCCGGCGGATGAGTTGCTCCATCGGGCACAGCAGCATGACTGGCTAGAGGCCTGCATCGACCGTCTTTCCCCCGAACAGCGCGAGGTCCTCCTGCTCCGCCACGAAGCGGACATGACGTTCAAGGAAATTGCCCAGCTTACCGATTGCTCGATCAACACCGCCCTCGGGCGCATGCGCTACGCGCTGCTCAACCTGAGGAAGATGATGAACGATAAAAAAAAAGTACCCACGACTGAACTAACCGAGCTCCTGTAG